CATGAGGGGGCAGttttgagtttaaaaaaattgacggAGTAGTTGTTGGGAGACAATGGTCTGAGATACGGTtctacagggaaaaaaaattgcctaaGGTTTAATTGAATGAGACAGAATTTCATGAGGGACAGTTGCACGAGGGACAATTACATGGGGGACAGTTACAGGAAGGACAGCTGCAAGGGGGACAACTGCAGTGGGGACAATTTCCTGAGAGAACATTGATTGATATACATTTGGAGCGACAATCGTTTGTTGTACTATTGGCTTTAGCACTATTTCCTGAGAAACAATTACAGGGGGCACAATTGCATGGGGCACAATTGCATGGGGCACAATTACATGGGGCACAATTACAGGGAGGACAATCATTAGGGAGACAGTTACAGTTGGAACAATTGCCTAGGGGACAGTTTGTTGAAGGTGTAGGAATGGTGGTTGAGAGTTGGCCTTCTGGTGAAGTAGTTGTTGAGGGAATTTCTTCAGTGGAGTTATTGTCTATGGAAAGTTGTGTTGAAGAATCGCTGTGTATCGGAATGTTTGTAGAGGATTGGTCGTCCAGTGGAGGAGTTGTTGTGTCAATGTCGCCTAGGGTAAGGTTTGTTGACGGTTGTGTGACTACAAGGATGCTATTTGTGGTTGTGGTTTCTTTTGGTGTATCAGGCGTGGTACTGAGGCATTCGATTGTACAATCGCATATGCTATCGCTTGTTGAAGGTTGAGTGACTGTAGGAGTGATGGTTTGGTTTGTGTTTTCTGTTGCATTAGTTGAGGCACTGTTCAGTGCGTCACAGTCGCACGGGGGACAAATCGTCGTTGAATTGTTGCCCAGATGAGTTGTTTGCGTGGTGTGGTATCCGGAAGGCGTGGTTGTTGAGGCAGGGCCGTCCTGAGGCGTTGTTGGGGCATGGCCGTCCTGAGGCATTGTTGGGGCATGGTCGTCCGGAGGCGTTGTTGGGGCATGGCCGTCCTGAGGCGTTGTTGGGGCATGGCCGTCCTGAGGCGTTGTTGGGGCATGGCCGTCCTGAGGCATTGTTGGGGCATGGTCGTCCTGAGGCGTTGTTGGGGCATGGCCGTCCTGAGGCATTGTTGGGGCATGGCCGTCCTGAGGCGTTGTTGGGGCATTGTCGTCCTGAGGCGTTGTTGGGGCACGGCCGTCCTGAGGCGTTGTTGGGGCATTGTCGTCCTGAGGCGTAGTTTCTGTGGGGTGTTGTCCTGTTGTGGTAGAGTTGTCTTCGCAATTTCCATTGTGGTCACAGCCGGGGTTACAACCTATCTGGGTGCAATCGCTGCCGTTGTGACCGTTGTCGTCGTCGTCGTAGTACAATGCTTCCGCAGGGAAATAATGGTTCCGTTGTTTGTGCCCTGGGTGATTGCCGCGCGGGTTGGATCTCCTGGCCGGCGGATGCGGGTCCTGTGGATGGTCGGCGTGTTGGTCGGCGGGGAGGGGGGGACCAGCGGCTCCCCGGGGACTGCGCATGCGCCGTGCCGAGGTGCCGGTGGTCGCCAGCGCGCCGATCACCAGCAGCGCGACTAGACTCGCTGCGCCTGACATGGCGGCTCCGCTGCCGGGgaaacaaacaacaacaaaattggttgtctgatgTTATGtcatttataatttcatttaccCAAGTGTATGTCTATGTATATTTGTACCTCTATTTAATTGacacctaactgtggcctacaTGATATCAGCACATACCATCGGAGAGCCACATAAGTAATATCGATTTTTCTACACAGTttaacacagcccaacgtgttacatgtatgtttatctccatagaagtggggcctatatatatatatatatatatgtatatatatatatatatatatatatacactgacATATAAAGTGTGTGGGTTTATCTCCATACAAaagtgtaaagtcggtttacggacgatagttcaacgtgacaacgtcataacaaaacattgatgaaatgattgcaaccttttatgaataaaattgaatcatttttattgatctatcactattttgtatggatacaaagaaggagtgaaatgaaatctacaatttaattgatattttacttttatttgcactcattaattcaaatatgtttattactttaacaaacagattattttaactataacttttatacatgtttgctatttaacttcttccaatctgtgttattctgttgaggataggacgatgataggaaaagtaggaaacgaatgggagtgtttcaaaagtttaatgtgcctcgaaaaattcaaatcgatggttgttccaatcgagtggaagagagatagatgctgcgcaagcgtacaatgagcgtaacgggacacagcttaacgggacaatgtgcgtaacgggacactttttcgtgcgttaatcgatttattagacgtcgtcacgtcaaaaaaaaaaaaacaagtattgcTCCAATAAAGTTCTCTAACCAAGTGCGCATACATTGATCCGACATTTTAATCTATTATAAATCAcagggtagaataaaaaaaaattataaattttaagcaaatatGTCATTTACATCACTTTATAATGCAGTTGCAAACAACActtcacgatttttttttcacggaaaataaaaatcaaaggtATTGCTTTGAATaatgttgaggtttttttttttaacaaactagtTATGGAAGGTTGGCTACTCGTTGTCGCCGGTTTGGTCCGGATTCACAGGACACCGCAGGGCTTAACTACACATGAAAGTGACGCAAGTGGGAGCTCCAGAGGGCCAACGGCTATCGTTATCTCGGTTTATATACTTCCATGTTTCTGTTTTCCCTTTCAATTATACTTTTTATGCgcgttattgaaaaaaaatatgagacTGTGGTGCGACTCTAAAGATCACTTCATTTACATTTGATTAACTATGAACTGTGCTACGGCCTAGTTTATAGACTAGGCAAGCACGCAAGATGCAATATGTTCAGCAAAAACATTATAAGCTATGCTGGTGTAGAAACTACGCAAGCCCCGATAACGCAATGCAAGTATTTTTCAAATTCCAAATTTATTGCGTTTGGCTTGTGTTTCCGACGGCCATGTTTGAAGacaagtgttccgaaaacttggAAGTCGCAGACTTTATTTTCATTGCTGTCCACGATGTTATTTTTATTCTATACACCATGTTTAAACTTGTTAAACTGTCACATCGTGAAAGAAAGTAATacttttaacttaaattattgagaatctcttggttttttttttattttataaattcgttaaaaattcctaataaacttatttaaatgtatatgttTTTCATTCTTATTATTAATACCAGTcaaatataaagttaaaaaagttttaaaattctttactttatttaaatcttatataAAATATACGAGGGCTATCCGTAAAGTAAGAtctgtttggtcattaaaaaaattaactcgtgaaaaaaaaaaatttttttagttttgttatacTCCAGacctattttttttacatttttacaaagtTGTCATTTAGTTCAAATAACTTTTCGCAACGCcgcgttagttttttttttttttttttttaaaaaaacactctgcatagaagttcgccgcctggaatTAAAACCAGTTGATGGTcgtatttttgtaatgtttgtggtaattgttgacccacgtttcattaaatcaaccaaaacaACGCCCTtttcgtcacaaaaaaaaactgtagccatcatttttcgatTCGAGTACGGCGGAGATCGCTTAAACTTTTTACGggatgtttactaagcgcctgtacttaggctacgcGCATTACGTATTCGAAGTCCGTGatgcctatggccgaggcgtcTATTTCATTCCCCTTAGCTAGCGGTGGTCACCTTTAACACCTAAACTAAACATTATAGGTGCTGGTCATAAATTTAATAACTGTTTATTTCGATAATGTTTCTGATCTCTAGTTTTAATGTACGTTGCTGGATAATAACTTTCGAATTGTATTGCAGAGCTTTTTAGTcattagaaataatattttaacatccCTAGTGGAgcagttttacaaaaaataatctacatatgtataaaaatgaatgtttattTGTCCCTTACGCGTTCTTAAATCATTCATCGGATTGtaatgaaactttgcacacttgacctttgaaacacgaggaaggtcgcTGATTCCGATAAAGCTAattcttaaagcagaatttaattaccCTTGATGCTATTTCGCCATTTCATTGTTAACGCATCGTTCATACGATCTCAAAGAAATGTTGCacccttgacctttgaaacacgaggaaggttactGTCTAAGTGAGATAACGTACACTATATGGCGCGCAAGTCGTACAGGATAActaccagtaaatattttatgacagttcctctCTTCTATTGTCCGTATAATAATGGTGGCGCACGAGTCGTATCCATGGAGGCAGTGacgcagccagggggggggggttaggggctcaaccctcccccccctagctcaaaatctttaatttcttattcatcactcaaacaaatttcatattaaaattaataaaatgtttaccattacattatttaaatttaagaaccgaaaactgctaaaatagcactattttacaccttaaaatccaaattttcccggaggaggacccctggaccccccgttttaatacaggggggggggggggggcatgcttcttaacaccccccatacacaaatcctggctacgccactgcatggaGGTATTAATCTATGGAGCGGGTGGGTGTCTGATTTGAAGTGGAAgtcaacgggaagccttcatttcacagacgaaagagccacacccgaagttccccgaagttcatgctcgcttttttttccgttctatctcattgtataaaccggtgtggcattaaattttgcggtcgattaggataggttagctacattataaatattttaaaacactgtggatggttggttatattagttaagtacagctacattaaaaatactgtaaaatcattttatggttgcttagcaaataactttttaatatgtagctaccctaaccaaataaaccgtgcacaacgttttaaagtatttttaatgtagctaacctaaccttttacaatgaacaaaacaaaaacccgaagatgcacaatcgggcgttttgctctctcgtctgtgaaaagaaggcttcccggaagtcaactggttatcaattggatagcaaaacaaatcgtagctgtacaAAGGCGTATACgtgtgagagagagagcgagagggggggggggtgaattcaataattaaagaaataaattgatGTAGAAATAACTGTGAATTTTTACAAACTGGTTCTTTTACTATTTTTCAACATGCACCCCACAAATATCAATACACTTGTCTCAATgatgaattagtttttttataccTGATGCAAAGAAGTGTTTGTCTTTTTGTTTGAGCAACTTTACCACAAATTCCTTgtgcgctcctgattattcatcttaatatttggttggttttctccgtgtgctcctggttattcctggcgagacttctgctgatattatACGAGTGAATGTGgttatttatgataaataaatgtctttatgaaacatttttttgcttgatgattcatgcaattttattcagaataaCATGTTATTAGTGAATTTatgttaccaaatcagcacttataatatatttttttccaggtaGAATTCTAACAAAAAATcattactaatttaaataatattcctataacactatcatgcaagacgaacttccttcccCTTGATGTCTTgcgaagccctcctcttgcaatcgtgagtgagcatcccgcatcccacataaaacacCGACTGCCGGTACGACATAGCAtgttgcaagaatcgggactacttgcagcaatttatttgcatgagataaattaactctcgctgttGATTGGATCTATTGTATCCAGTTACAGCCTTGTATGCTCGCATCATCTTAGCCATTGTTGCCATGTAGCCTGGTTGCCTTGCAGACTTGTAATCTcctagacttgtagcttcgtatcCAACTTCGTAGTCCTGAAGTCTCGAAACCTTTTGCcacgtagcctcgtagtctcgtagctagttggtgcctcgtagactcgtagtctcatagtcctgttgcctcgtagtaagaattttttttttaattttattgggaTTGGAagtgttttgttaatttttttacataaattacgGTGATCGAAACTAGGACAGAAATCAATTAAAACATCAgttaattaataagtaattttttgatgaattttggaatttttcccgaatttctagctaaataattacagattttcaaaaaaaattgttgtttcaaATATGGCGGATGTGGagtcatctaaaatggccgccgaggtcctgaTCATAGTCAATGAgcggcggacacgcccgaacatgaccgattcctcacgattggtaagccataactgagtaagccaccatgccatagtcccataagaataacagGAGGCCCGTATAGGCTATTATACACTACttatacctttaaaaaaaaaaaaaaaaaactgaatgaatcaTTGAAACGCATGGCGGCCATTGCCTAATTTCCAATTAATATATGAACTGAAGTAAATACCCGGTATAATTTTTTATCCGCACTGTTAGGTctcttataatgttttaattgtgcaggttttataaacttttaatttttagtgtttgTGCCTAATAATTGCGTGTTCACAGCAACCACGGAGCTCGACATTGTGAAGTTGGCATTCAGAGACCCACAGGGCACGAATGGTCATTTATGTTTTCCAATTGTATTTCGGGTGCCGTAGTGTGGAGTTaatgaataaatgtttatttttagaaTCTCTTTTATATTTTGGCACTGCGCACCCTTTCATATTCCTCACCCCCCTTTACACTTGGGCAGTGAAACACTCCTGGGTGTTACCTCTACAAGTGTAACACAACAATCGACAGATGTGCTTCACGTGCAAGACAACTTCATCAGTAAATCGCACGAGACTAATTACCAAAGCATATATAAAAATGTCTGGGCATCAGGGGCGTAGTAaccggggggacaggggggacgtgtccccctgaactttttcgGTGGAGGGGactatccccccctcccccccaactttctagaccgtaatatttttattttataatattattctgcccaactttatttgtaatttcttcactatCAAACTTtgtcttaaggaaacaataataattttaacatcgatgtatccaattgttagatacaaaaactgcttaaaaagcgctattttgcacttttaaaatcaaaattttctggtggaggacccccggaccccccgtcttagtaagaggggaatgggtttacattacatcaaaatcattatttgtcccccccaactttatgaacacactACGCCAATGGGTATCTGTAGAGGATTCCTTACCACCTGCCACGGGTGTTAAAAAAGTACTAACATTCCAATAATTCCACAGTGAATAAGTTTTGAATAATATGGAGTCCCTTACTTTTCTGACGAGCTGAGTCCTGGGCAGACGCGCAGCTAACAGGAACTTCCAACCCAATGGAAGTTCGCGTGCGGCAATTCGTCTTACATACTTAACTCGTTGCACCTTTTAGCATTTGCCTCCTGTTACAGCCATAAAAATGTAATAGGCCGCacagttaaaaacggaataaGTGGCATCAGTTACGGCAGTTACTCTTTTACACGTTTAACGACTTTGCTTGGCGGAGTCGCATTTCGCTCGCGGCCGCGCGTGAAGGGAAACCATTTACAACGCGGAATTCTCCCTCCCTCTTCCCCTCTCCAAAACTAGCTTTGCGTGCGCACCGGAGTACACGCAAGAGAAGGTATCAGTGACATATATGTTTGGTCTCTTCTAACACATTTATGTTCCACTTGTTGCAACATGGAGAGGAAAGTATGTAAccaacacaaaaaatataatcCCTCATATTCGACCGCCAACGACCAATGCGATATCATGTAGCCTACAATGGGACATAAAGAACTATTTGTGTTGGTCTGACTGTAGTTTGCAGTGGTAATGGTAGTCCAAGTAATAGCCCCTGTCTTGTGCGCATCGTTTTACCTTGAGTCACAATGCCGCGAGGGCATGAAAAGCTCATTAGCCAATGAAACACAAGGTCACCGTGACGTAAACTCGACAAAATACGCGCCCCCTACGGTAAATTTCTTGGACGTACTCTAAACGAAAATTTTTGCTTGGAAAAATTACATTGGATTGCGGCTAGAGTTTATGACACCATGTTGTGtagataaatatatgaaaatgggCGCCACAGCAATTCAAATTTTTGACGGTTATCTATATGACTGTAAATTTTTCAAGCAAAGTGGTACAAGATTTAAAACAAGTTTTACCAATTAATGTTGAACAGGTTTTTGAGCGAAAACGTGGAATGGTGTTtctctgttttatttatttttttattctagctATGTTTTCAAACTTTTTCCCCGAACATGCTCACAGTTTACTCATGGTGGTTATGCTGCTGCCCTTCTGGTTGAACACGAAACTTCCAAAACCCACCTGAATGCTGTAATTAATTTTGCAGGACACCATAAAGAAGTATTATCAACTGACACAAGAGGGAGATGTAACAAACTCCTGGCGAGAAGTTCTCAGGAAATTGATAAGTGTGATAGTTTTTAttagagaaaaaaatcaaaaacttcTGTCTCTGAGAAACGATAACTACCTGGGACTTGATTTTCAGATATTTAGAGGAACACGTCCGTGTTGAAATATTTGTACCTAACATTAACGCATGATTAGGCCCACAAAGCTAACGATATATTGATAGCCATTGATAAAGACTTTGGTGTTATCCGTGACAAACATTGAAGAACTTATCTCTAAAGTGTATCCGGATGTGGCCAATATCcatgaataaaattgtaaatgGGTGTGTGATAGGTCAATTTTAGCTGCCAGGAATATAAGCGTTGACGCCATCAAtgacaaaataatttcttaactACCAGGCGACGGCGTAAATTACCCTcaagattttttaaattcatttaatctGTGTGGACTACCCCCGCATTCgttgaaattaaaaattgccattccaattattatattattacgtAACTTTAGACCACCAAATTTATGTAACGGAACCAGACTTCAAGTGAAATTTCTTAGAAACAATGTCATAGTAGCTATAGTTTTGACTGGGCCAGAAGTTGGGCAAACGGTACAAATACCTCACATTCCGATAATACCCACATATTTACCATTTAGTTTTAAAAGGTTACAATTACCTGTGAAGGTATCGTTTGCAGTCACTATATATAAAGATCAAGGACAAACTTTTAAAGTAGGTATGTCAGAATAGATTTGAGAGAAAACTGTTTTTACTACGGACAATTATATGTTGCTTATCTAGATCAGGTTGcggagaaaagagagagagagtgtgtgtgtgtgtgtgtgtgtgtgtgtgtatatatatatatatatatatatatatatatatatatatatatatatatatatatatatatataccagtggcggatccagggtttttttttgtttgggaggggcttgacccagctgaggctaggctttatcaaggcaaacactaaaacaatagtggacccagatgcttttggagggggcttgagattttttgacgtgacgtctaataaatcgatgaacgccggctgcacgcacgaaaaagtgtcccgttacgctcattgtacgcttgcgccgcatctatctctcttccactcgataggaacaaccatcgatttgactttttcgaggctcattaaacttgaaacactcccattcgtttcctacttttcctatcatcgtcctatccttaacagaataagttaacacagattggaagaagttaaatagcaaacatgtataaaagttatagtaaaaataatctctttgttaaagtaataaacatatttgaattaatgagtgcaaataaaagtaaatttatcaattaaattgtagatttcatttcactccttctttgtatccatacaaaatagtgataatttaataaaaaagatttaattttattcataaaagtatgcaatcatttcatcaattttttgttatgacgtcacgttaaactatcgtccgtaaaccgactttacagacaaccaattttttttttcttttttagttttaaagtctTGAATCACACCTGAAAAAACTGTGTTGGAACCTGTCTCTTAACTGtacattaattttacttttaattttttgatgagaCATAACAGTACAATCTTAGGCAGGTGCCTGATAATGGACATAAATCTTGTGATTTCATAAAGAATATTCAGAGCTTAAATATTACTAGGataatatttaaagaatttatataATTGTGTAGTGTAATATTTATAATTCTTTTTTAATAAAGGCtaacttgtaaataattattgttgtttTGATAGCTTCATTTGGGTTTCTTGTAAATTTTCTAGCTGGATTATGCTCCTTAATTTTTTGTAGGCTGTATGATAATTTAATTTCTGAGCAGACATCTAAATTAAAAGCTAGCTGTTAGCACATTGTATTGAAAATATTCTAGACAATGATTCTGGTGCACAGCAATAAAGTAAAGTGCAGggatataatttttcattatattGTTATAGCATAACATATACATTAATGCTGCTTTAATATTTGTTACAGCATTGATTTCGACATATCCTGGTGCACCAGCAAATGGAAACAGAAACgataagattttattttataatttcttatGAATAAACTTGTGCTGGTACATAGCGTATACTCTATTACTCCGAGGTTTAGGGAAACCTGCCCAGTTACCGGGCTTGGTGAAAGTATGAAAAAATGTTCTTCTTACTCAATATGGGACTGGGAACACTCTTAGGACTCAAATTCAATCCCCATGATAGGTTACTGCAAATATTTCTGTTTTGGTGTTATTTCTTCTATATACATTTCACATGATGCACACAGAATCAGGCAAGCATTTCATCAGTGTCACACTCTAAACAAGCCCTCTCAGTATTTCAACAGATGGGCAAAGCATACATTCCAACTTACACAGTgacatttcgaaaaaaaaaaaaaaactttataaaaacatgaaataagcaaaataaataaatttaattaaatccaACACTTTGGGCTTGGTTAGATTTTTGTTGCTCTTGTTTCAAATTTTCATTAATACCGGTATATATTTTGATACAAGAGTCTATAGATATCTAGTTGTATGGAAATACACTGatgtgtaaaaattaaatgcaaattcaGGGTGTTATAGTGATGAAATTAACACATCAACTCATCCCTGACTTTTAACAGTTAGAAGATAATTTGTGGTAAACATATAATAACCAGCAGCAGGGTGGAttctggggaaggggggggggggggggagttacgGGGAGATAAATTCCCACCCCcctaaaattgttaaaaacatgCGAGAACACATGTTATTTTGGTGGTGCAAGGTGAGCTGTACACCACCAGGAATCACAAACTACAAGCATGTTGAGAATGATTATGTAAATGTCCAAACCCCTTTTTGTTGatgttaagttttttgaatacaattttttttcccttcaaatccTTTCCCGAAGTAAATTCCTGTATTCGTCACTGACCACAAGTACATGCAGAATTTCACttcaggaaaagggggggggggggggggaatagaaccactttgcccgctgtttgctttcaaattcttttcttttgttggtgggGATGATAGGTTTTAGTAGATTTTTTTAGATTTAGGAAAGGGAGggaggggatatatatatatatatatatatatatgcccttATCTCCCTACCCCCTAGCATAAGCTCCTGATAAAAacatttgcaacaaaacacaaataaaaagaaCTCTTAGTATACGTAAGAAGGCCAGTATTTACGTATATAATGACATACTCTTGCTGTGCCTGGGACAAGACATTTGTCTCGCAAGCATCACAACTCATCAGTTGTTATCAGTGCCTGCTGCAGTGGGTTCGGTATGAGTATATAAtacagtatatttttataaataaatatatttgaattttatacATCACAGGCAGGTAGCTACTTTGAACAATCTGTACAATTTTAACATCTAGCGCGTTTTGTTTTACGTTTTCGGGGAACTCTCCTCCGCGCTGCCACACTTGGAAGGCTTGTTCCGGAGCACCACTCGCTTGTCCGGCATGTCTTTCAGCTCCAGCTCGAGTCTGTACACGTCCCAGGGCTGCTCGTGGGTCTCGCGCTCCGCCCAGAGGTGCAGCGTCCCCTTCGCGGCCGGGCCCTTCACCGGCACCTGGAACTGGGCGCGCGTGCCGTCGCAGAAGTTGGTCCCGGTGCTGCCCAGGTTCAGCCGCCCGTCTCTGATGGGCTCGCCGAACAGCGACACGGCCCCCTGGTTCGCGCGCAGCTGCTTCATCGACTCCCTGAAGAAGTCTGACTTCTTGATGCCTTCTTCGATCTTGTTCCTCATGAAGTACCCCGACCCCACCACGAAAATTCCTCCGTAGGC
This genomic stretch from Bacillus rossius redtenbacheri isolate Brsri chromosome 16, Brsri_v3, whole genome shotgun sequence harbors:
- the LOC134539850 gene encoding integumentary mucin A.1-like, whose protein sequence is MSGAASLVALLVIGALATTGTSARRMRSPRGAAGPPLPADQHADHPQDPHPPARRSNPRGNHPGHKQRNHYFPAEALYYDDDDNGHNGSDCTQIGCNPGCDHNGNCEDNSTTTGQHPTETTPQDDNAPTTPQDGRAPTTPQDDNAPTTPQDGHAPTMPQDGHAPTTPQDDHAPTMPQDGHAPTTPQDGHAPTTPQDGHAPTTPPDDHAPTMPQDGHAPTTPQDGPASTTTPSGYHTTQTTHLGNNSTTICPPCDCDALNSASTNATENTNQTITPTVTQPSTSDSICDCTIECLSTTPDTPKETTTTNSILVVTQPSTNLTLGDIDTTTPPLDDQSSTNIPIHSDSSTQLSIDNNSTEEIPSTTTSPEGQLSTTIPTPSTNCPLGNCSNCNCLPNDCPPCNCAPCNCAPCNCAPCNCAPCNCFSGNSAKANSTTNDCRSKCISINVLSGNCPHCSCPPCSCPSCNCPPCNCPSCNCPS
- the LOC134540185 gene encoding uncharacterized protein LOC134540185 codes for the protein MVSNTTLAKIAAYGGIFVVGSGYFMRNKIEEGIKKSDFFRESMKQLRANQGAVSLFGEPIRDGRLNLGSTGTNFCDGTRAQFQVPVKGPAAKGTLHLWAERETHEQPWDVYRLELELKDMPDKRVVLRNKPSKCGSAEESSPKT